In Microbacterium cremeum, a genomic segment contains:
- the pstS gene encoding phosphate ABC transporter substrate-binding protein PstS, whose amino-acid sequence MTRPNRRRRVSLIAAFSALLVVVGIALPAHAATYEPITGTGSTWSQNALDQWRRNVAQNYGMTVNYSGVGSTAGRRDYINSSVDFAVSEIPFQQQPEDGSAPEIPPRGYAYMPIVAGGTAFMYHLNIGGKRVTNLRLSGPVITKIFTGAITKWNHPEIQADNPGLAMPDKAIVPIVRSDGSGTSAQFSLWMSSQHGDLWPHGMRSQFPTPANGKAQKGSDGVSGYVAQGYGEGSITYVEYSYAMKAGFPVAKVLNRADYYVEPTADSVAVALLKAQINPDLTQNLGNVYADGDPRTYPLSSYSYMIVPTAVGGTFTEKKGATLGTFASYMLCEGQQQAEDLGYSPLPMNLVLAGFEQIRRIPGAGASNVDPNSCNNPTFKPGDSPNNNQLALTAPPPAACDKRGPNQCTTGTAGAPQETPTTGTGGGGAASNAPGASGGTGAAPVGGDPAAATADTGAAVYDADGNLISGNGAVAGAAVSSPFTVDSEGWGWQQSVMLCAVLLLIAAVAVPPVLSPRLRRRAPGSGAAR is encoded by the coding sequence ATGACCCGGCCGAATCGCCGCCGCCGCGTGAGCCTGATCGCGGCCTTCAGCGCGCTGCTGGTCGTCGTCGGCATCGCGCTGCCCGCGCACGCCGCGACGTACGAGCCCATCACCGGCACGGGCTCGACGTGGTCGCAGAACGCGCTCGACCAGTGGCGCCGCAACGTCGCGCAGAACTACGGCATGACGGTGAACTACTCCGGCGTCGGCTCGACCGCCGGCCGACGCGACTACATCAACAGCAGCGTCGACTTCGCGGTCAGCGAGATCCCCTTCCAGCAGCAGCCCGAAGACGGCTCGGCGCCCGAGATCCCGCCGCGCGGATACGCCTATATGCCGATCGTGGCGGGTGGCACGGCGTTCATGTATCACCTCAACATCGGCGGCAAGCGCGTGACCAACCTGCGGCTGTCGGGGCCGGTGATCACGAAGATCTTCACCGGCGCGATCACGAAATGGAACCACCCCGAGATCCAGGCCGACAACCCGGGTCTCGCGATGCCCGACAAGGCGATCGTGCCGATCGTGCGCTCCGACGGGTCGGGCACATCGGCGCAGTTCTCGCTCTGGATGTCGAGCCAGCACGGCGACCTCTGGCCGCACGGCATGAGGTCGCAGTTTCCGACTCCCGCGAACGGAAAGGCGCAGAAGGGCTCCGATGGCGTCTCGGGATACGTCGCGCAGGGGTACGGCGAGGGTTCGATCACGTATGTCGAGTACTCCTACGCGATGAAGGCCGGGTTCCCCGTGGCGAAGGTGCTCAACCGCGCCGACTACTACGTCGAGCCCACGGCCGATTCGGTGGCCGTCGCGTTGCTCAAGGCGCAGATCAACCCCGATCTCACCCAGAATCTCGGAAACGTGTACGCCGACGGAGATCCGCGCACGTACCCGCTCTCGAGCTACTCGTACATGATCGTGCCCACCGCGGTCGGCGGCACGTTCACCGAGAAGAAGGGCGCGACGCTCGGCACGTTCGCCAGCTACATGCTGTGCGAAGGACAGCAGCAGGCCGAGGATCTCGGGTATTCGCCGCTGCCGATGAACCTCGTGCTGGCGGGGTTCGAGCAGATCCGCCGCATCCCCGGTGCGGGCGCGTCGAACGTCGACCCGAACTCGTGCAACAATCCCACGTTCAAGCCCGGCGACTCGCCCAACAACAACCAGCTCGCGCTCACCGCACCGCCGCCCGCCGCCTGCGACAAGCGCGGGCCGAACCAGTGCACGACCGGCACGGCGGGCGCCCCACAGGAGACTCCCACGACCGGGACCGGTGGCGGCGGGGCCGCGTCGAATGCACCGGGAGCCAGCGGGGGCACCGGCGCGGCTCCCGTCGGCGGTGACCCTGCGGCGGCGACGGCCGACACCGGCGCCGCCGTCTACGACGCGGACGGCAACCTCATCTCGGGCAACGGAGCCGTCGCGGGGGCGGCCGTGTCGTCCCCCTTCACCGTCGACAGCGAGGGCTGGGGCTGGCAGCAATCGGTGATGCTGTGCGCGGTGCTGCTGCTCATCGCCGCCGTCGCCGTGCCACCGGTCCTGTCGCCCCGCCTGCGGCGGAGGGCGCCGGGATCTGGAGCGGCGCGATGA
- the pstA gene encoding phosphate ABC transporter permease PstA — protein sequence MTITVEPPRLEASGTSDTDVPDVVEAGGAPRTTIPARDDIEIGERRQVHSARLDDRYAILGAAAGALALAALLFGWIAPLSGVVGFIAVAFLAFLVFYALLVSITGDRREVVDRVMTVVLASAGVILFSALTFVVMFTLVRGWPALMNLNFFFQDMEFAGPLDGLDVGGIANAIVGTLIQIGIALAISIPLGIVTALFLNEIGGRFARFVRTIVDAMTALPSIVAGLFIYSAFILVFTNQRSGFAAALAITVMMLPIIIRASDVVLRLVPGNLREASYALGASRWRTVWHVVLPTARSGLVTAIILGTARGIGETSPVLLTSGITSVMNTNPFEGPMISLPLQVFTFVGSPEPNFIARGFGTAAVLMLLVLTLFAIARVLGGRGAGELSPRRRRAALARSRRDLARFDAAVAARAIETTGYAGFGYQRDPRSARPQEETK from the coding sequence ATGACGATCACCGTCGAACCACCCCGTCTCGAGGCATCCGGAACCTCCGATACGGACGTGCCCGATGTCGTCGAAGCAGGCGGCGCCCCGCGCACGACGATCCCCGCCCGCGACGACATCGAGATCGGCGAGCGCCGCCAAGTGCACTCGGCGCGGCTGGACGACCGCTACGCGATCCTCGGCGCGGCCGCCGGCGCCCTCGCACTCGCGGCGCTGCTGTTCGGCTGGATCGCGCCGCTGAGCGGGGTCGTCGGGTTCATCGCTGTCGCGTTCCTCGCGTTCCTGGTGTTCTACGCGCTGCTGGTGAGCATCACGGGCGACAGGCGGGAGGTCGTCGACCGGGTCATGACCGTGGTGCTCGCGAGCGCCGGCGTCATCCTCTTCAGCGCCCTGACGTTCGTCGTCATGTTCACGCTCGTGCGCGGCTGGCCGGCGCTCATGAACCTGAACTTCTTCTTCCAGGACATGGAGTTCGCCGGCCCACTCGACGGACTCGACGTCGGCGGCATCGCGAACGCGATCGTCGGGACGCTGATCCAGATCGGCATCGCGCTGGCGATCTCGATCCCACTCGGAATCGTGACGGCGCTGTTCCTCAACGAGATCGGCGGCCGGTTCGCCCGGTTCGTCCGCACGATCGTCGACGCCATGACCGCACTGCCCTCGATCGTGGCCGGCCTGTTCATCTACTCCGCCTTCATCCTGGTGTTCACGAACCAGCGCTCCGGCTTTGCGGCCGCTCTCGCGATCACCGTGATGATGCTGCCGATCATCATCCGCGCGTCGGACGTCGTGCTGCGGCTCGTACCGGGCAATCTCCGTGAGGCCTCGTACGCGCTCGGGGCGTCGCGGTGGCGCACCGTGTGGCACGTGGTGCTGCCGACGGCGCGCTCGGGACTGGTCACCGCGATCATCCTCGGCACCGCGCGTGGTATCGGCGAGACCTCGCCCGTGCTGCTCACGTCGGGCATCACGAGCGTCATGAACACGAACCCGTTCGAGGGCCCGATGATCTCGCTGCCGCTGCAGGTGTTCACCTTCGTCGGGTCGCCCGAGCCCAACTTCATCGCTCGCGGGTTCGGCACGGCAGCCGTGCTGATGCTGCTCGTACTCACCCTCTTCGCGATCGCGCGCGTGCTGGGCGGCCGCGGCGCGGGCGAACTGTCACCGCGTCGGCGCCGGGCAGCGCTGGCCCGTTCGCGGCGCGACCTCGCCCGCTTCGACGCCGCCGTCGCGGCCCGCGCGATCGAGACGACCGGGTACGCCGGATTCGGCTACCAGCGCGACCCCCGCTCCGCCCGCCCACAGGAGGAAACGAAATGA
- the pstC gene encoding phosphate ABC transporter permease subunit PstC, which translates to MSHGVPTGPTRAADGATAVLTDETTILPPLRDAFDAPQVRDLKSTPTAADTIFRRTAYGAGGITVAIMLAVGVFLALRAGQALLPPDGVGLSFLTTQEWSPETGQFGIAAVLFGTFTIAIIAICISLPLALGTSLLISEVLRGRLKQWSITLVDLMAAVPSVVFGLFGVYFLQEAIIPVSRWISTYFGWIPVLAVTDAEGHALTDASAFTSSAFIAGIVVALMVVPTQTSIMREAFMQAPAGEREAAYALGSTRWGMIGAVVLPFGRGGIIGGTMLGLGRALGETIAVYMIISPIFAINWQALKTGTNSVSALIALRYGEASEFGLSALMAAGLVLFLITLVINFTASSVVARSRSGAQSEG; encoded by the coding sequence ATGAGTCACGGCGTGCCGACCGGCCCGACGCGCGCCGCCGACGGCGCGACCGCGGTGCTCACCGACGAGACGACGATTCTGCCGCCCCTGCGCGACGCGTTCGACGCCCCGCAGGTGAGGGATCTGAAGAGCACGCCGACGGCAGCCGACACGATCTTCCGCCGCACCGCGTACGGCGCGGGCGGCATCACCGTGGCGATCATGCTCGCAGTCGGCGTGTTCCTCGCGCTGCGCGCGGGGCAGGCGCTGCTGCCGCCAGACGGCGTGGGGCTGAGCTTCCTCACCACCCAGGAGTGGTCGCCCGAGACCGGCCAGTTCGGCATCGCCGCGGTGCTGTTCGGCACGTTCACGATCGCGATCATCGCGATCTGCATCTCGCTTCCGCTCGCACTCGGCACCTCCCTCCTCATCTCGGAGGTGCTGCGCGGGCGCCTGAAGCAGTGGTCGATCACACTCGTCGACCTCATGGCCGCCGTGCCCAGCGTCGTGTTCGGGCTGTTCGGCGTGTACTTCCTGCAGGAGGCCATCATCCCGGTCTCGCGCTGGATCTCGACGTACTTCGGCTGGATCCCCGTGCTGGCGGTGACGGATGCCGAGGGTCACGCCCTCACCGACGCCTCGGCGTTCACCTCCTCGGCCTTCATCGCCGGCATCGTCGTCGCACTGATGGTCGTGCCGACCCAGACCTCGATCATGCGCGAGGCGTTCATGCAGGCGCCGGCGGGCGAGCGCGAGGCCGCGTACGCCCTCGGATCGACGCGCTGGGGAATGATCGGCGCGGTCGTGCTCCCGTTCGGCCGCGGCGGCATCATCGGCGGCACCATGCTCGGGCTCGGCCGTGCCTTGGGCGAGACGATCGCGGTCTACATGATCATCTCGCCGATCTTCGCGATCAACTGGCAGGCGCTGAAGACGGGCACGAACTCGGTGTCGGCCCTCATCGCGCTGCGGTACGGCGAGGCGAGCGAGTTCGGCCTGTCGGCGCTGATGGCGGCGGGACTCGTGCTCTTCCTCATCACGCTCGTCATCAACTTCACCGCGTCGTCGGTCGTCGCCCGCTCGCGGTCGGGCGCCCAGAGCGAGGGATGA
- a CDS encoding serine/threonine protein kinase, whose translation MGGSSRVLAGRFRLGELLGTGGSASVFAAVDERTGLSVALKVLHPHLSERPAAREAFLAEARRAQPLRHPHIVGVLGVGVDRDADAPVAWIALERAPGSSLAQHVSRHGPLSPADAVVVIDGVLQALEAAHAIGLIHRDVSPSNVMVARDASGALAADAVRLLDFGLADAAGTAALGTDDLLSVEAKGRAGVMGNVNYMSPEQVRGMPIDERGDVYQAGALLHFTLTGRPPFPHETTGQTLRAHLETPPPLPSASNGNTPRSLDRLVVRAMFKDPGDRFASAAAMRAALNSVVERARHERDETSRVAARSSVVERARHERDETSPAAARSSVVERARDERDETSHTPDLPIPVPETVDALNATRVLGRTVVPPRREASVVVSSRPPRRVRSGAAGWLAAVGAVAVFAVVVVLAATSPPTESVARPTATPTPTPAAVVPEAQPQPPPDPVAPVVSLLEVPELAGLAIGDAMRALAGAGLAVGDVVHADSPYARDIVLEASPEAGHRVAAGAAVGLTVASGRNVVPDVAGHGREAAVAALTAAGFAVAFGRAPRRPTRHPGRSWGRHPERAPGRRSAAR comes from the coding sequence GTGGGCGGCTCCTCGCGCGTGCTCGCGGGCCGGTTCCGGCTCGGCGAACTGCTCGGCACGGGCGGCTCGGCATCCGTCTTCGCCGCCGTCGACGAGCGCACCGGACTGAGTGTCGCCCTGAAGGTGCTGCACCCGCACCTGTCGGAGCGGCCGGCGGCGCGTGAGGCGTTCCTCGCCGAGGCCCGCCGCGCGCAGCCGCTGCGGCACCCGCACATCGTCGGCGTGCTGGGAGTGGGCGTCGACCGCGACGCCGACGCGCCGGTCGCGTGGATCGCGCTCGAGCGCGCCCCCGGGTCGAGCCTTGCGCAGCACGTCTCGAGGCACGGGCCGCTGTCGCCCGCCGATGCCGTCGTGGTGATCGACGGCGTGCTGCAGGCGCTCGAGGCGGCCCACGCGATCGGTCTCATCCACCGCGACGTCTCGCCTTCGAATGTGATGGTGGCGCGGGATGCCTCGGGCGCGCTCGCCGCGGACGCTGTGCGCCTGCTCGACTTCGGGCTCGCCGACGCCGCGGGCACCGCCGCACTCGGAACCGATGACCTGCTCAGCGTCGAGGCGAAGGGCCGCGCGGGCGTGATGGGCAACGTCAACTACATGTCGCCCGAGCAGGTGCGGGGCATGCCGATCGATGAGCGGGGCGACGTGTACCAGGCGGGCGCGCTGCTGCACTTCACGCTCACCGGGCGCCCCCCGTTCCCGCACGAGACGACGGGGCAGACGCTTCGGGCCCACCTCGAGACGCCGCCTCCGCTCCCGTCAGCCTCGAACGGGAACACCCCGCGCAGCCTCGACCGGCTCGTGGTGCGCGCGATGTTCAAGGATCCCGGCGATCGTTTCGCCTCCGCGGCCGCGATGCGCGCCGCCCTGAATTCGGTCGTTGAGCGAGCGAGGCACGAGCGAGACGAAACGTCGCGGGTTGCGGCCCGGTCATCGGTCGTTGAGCGAGCGAGGCACGAGCGAGACGAAACGTCGCCGGCTGCGGCCCGGTCATCGGTCGTTGAGCGAGCGAGGGACGAGCGAGACGAAACGTCGCACACCCCGGACCTCCCCATTCCGGTCCCTGAGACCGTCGACGCCCTGAACGCCACCCGCGTGCTCGGCCGCACCGTCGTGCCGCCTCGGCGCGAGGCATCCGTCGTCGTCTCGTCACGACCGCCGCGCCGCGTGCGCTCGGGCGCCGCCGGGTGGCTTGCCGCGGTCGGTGCTGTGGCGGTGTTCGCGGTCGTCGTGGTGCTCGCGGCGACCAGCCCTCCGACCGAGTCCGTCGCGCGCCCCACGGCGACGCCGACCCCCACACCGGCGGCCGTCGTCCCCGAAGCACAGCCGCAGCCGCCGCCCGATCCAGTGGCTCCGGTGGTCTCACTCCTGGAGGTCCCGGAGCTGGCCGGGCTCGCGATCGGCGACGCGATGCGGGCGCTCGCCGGTGCCGGGCTGGCTGTCGGAGATGTCGTGCACGCGGACTCGCCCTATGCGCGCGACATCGTGCTCGAGGCGAGTCCGGAGGCCGGGCACCGCGTCGCGGCGGGCGCCGCCGTCGGCTTGACGGTCGCCTCGGGCCGGAACGTGGTGCCGGACGTCGCGGGTCACGGGCGCGAGGCGGCCGTCGCCGCGCTCACCGCGGCCGGGTTCGCGGTCGCCTTCGGACGCGCTCCGCGCCGGCCGACACGGCACCCGGGGCGATCCTGGGGACGGCACCCGGAGCGGGCACCGGGGCGGCGGTCGGCGGCTCGGTGA
- a CDS encoding lytic transglycosylase domain-containing protein, whose translation MSDRADEAHAGTARAAGGSPGTWLVIAVLATLAVLAGWIVAGALQTPDPDGYLVAPPADAEPAVGDSSADAPQPQDSVATRGAGNADRVDAEWAARTAAATGIPLRVLLGYAGAELAMTADAPGCGIRWSTLAALGRIESAHGTHAGSVIGEDGLTRPGIFGIDLTGDSSARIDDTDDGAWDGKADIDRAVGPMQFIPATWEAWGADGNGDGVNDPQHIDDAALAAARYLCHHGDLTQPGNWRTAIFAYNHLDSYVNAVARAANDYAGRAPRG comes from the coding sequence ATGTCTGATCGCGCAGACGAGGCACACGCGGGCACGGCCCGTGCCGCCGGCGGCTCGCCCGGAACCTGGCTGGTGATCGCCGTCCTTGCGACGCTCGCGGTGCTGGCCGGCTGGATCGTGGCCGGCGCGCTGCAGACCCCCGACCCGGACGGCTACCTCGTTGCGCCACCGGCTGATGCCGAGCCCGCAGTGGGAGACTCCTCGGCGGACGCTCCGCAGCCGCAGGACTCCGTCGCGACGCGCGGCGCGGGCAACGCCGATCGCGTCGACGCGGAGTGGGCCGCGCGCACCGCGGCCGCCACGGGCATCCCGCTGCGGGTGCTGCTCGGCTATGCCGGAGCGGAGCTCGCGATGACCGCGGACGCGCCGGGTTGCGGCATCCGTTGGAGCACGCTCGCCGCGCTCGGCCGCATCGAGTCCGCGCACGGCACCCACGCCGGTTCGGTGATCGGCGAGGACGGCCTGACCCGACCGGGCATCTTCGGCATCGATCTCACGGGCGACTCCAGCGCGCGCATCGACGACACCGACGACGGCGCGTGGGACGGCAAGGCCGACATCGATCGCGCGGTCGGGCCGATGCAGTTCATCCCCGCCACGTGGGAGGCGTGGGGCGCCGACGGCAACGGCGACGGCGTGAACGATCCGCAGCACATCGACGACGCGGCGCTCGCCGCCGCCCGGTACCTGTGCCACCACGGCGATCTGACGCAGCCGGGCAACTGGCGGACGGCCATCTTCGCGTACAACCACCTCGACTCGTACGTGAACGCCGTCGCGCGGGCGGCGAACGACTACGCGGGTCGCGCACCCCGAGGCTGA
- a CDS encoding M23 family metallopeptidase, translating to MTADATPPADPAPGDSTPTDPAPTPSDPTPVEPTPTPGPTEPGPTEPRQQPSASVPPRPAPTPSSPGSAPGPWIPYVPSPAPGGAGPLAPVGPFPAAAPAAFGRVYPTNPWIYNDLPGTRFLDPRTDGQGRVVRRHMGIDAQGGVRQPIFAVADGIVVDGTWRTSRRDRHGFGNQVQIAHADGYATRYAHFASAPVVELGERVQAGQLIGYMGGSQRGDLHRVERHLHFEVTKDGQHVDPIAFLTGAGTADPADPAAAETAPATDSRLLYEIREKGDGGYASISTGISVGSDVFTAIDMGARTATVMVSEGGMLNQIAVVDGEWTKTPTGLALDATSISGADTGTGSPELFAVEDGKLLHIVRDATGWTKTWTGHDFSGTVSAVALPGNRLHAMLQQSGYLYHLTPAEGGLWNVSDTRLEVGAQVDAVYVDGPAPEAMTAIDGEVIRITRGDVAWDAQSTGLSATGPLTAAYEGGGWPLALTAEDGVLGVTRVTDRVWTRFAYDLQVPGAIDAVVLDGDGTVLYSVG from the coding sequence GTGACCGCTGATGCCACACCTCCCGCCGACCCGGCACCGGGCGACTCCACCCCGACCGACCCGGCGCCCACCCCGTCCGACCCGACGCCCGTCGAGCCGACACCGACTCCGGGACCGACCGAGCCCGGCCCGACCGAGCCGCGCCAGCAGCCTTCGGCATCCGTCCCCCCACGACCGGCGCCGACGCCGTCCTCGCCCGGATCCGCTCCCGGCCCCTGGATCCCCTACGTCCCGTCGCCCGCGCCGGGCGGCGCCGGGCCGCTCGCTCCCGTCGGGCCGTTCCCCGCTGCCGCGCCCGCCGCCTTCGGACGGGTCTACCCCACCAATCCCTGGATCTACAACGACCTGCCCGGCACGCGGTTCCTCGATCCCCGCACGGACGGGCAGGGTCGCGTCGTGCGCCGGCACATGGGGATCGACGCCCAGGGCGGCGTCCGTCAGCCGATCTTCGCCGTCGCCGACGGCATCGTCGTCGACGGCACGTGGCGCACCAGCCGGCGCGATCGCCACGGCTTCGGCAATCAGGTGCAGATCGCGCACGCCGACGGATACGCGACCCGGTACGCCCACTTCGCATCGGCGCCGGTCGTCGAGCTCGGCGAGCGCGTCCAAGCGGGCCAGCTCATCGGATACATGGGCGGCAGCCAGCGCGGAGATCTCCACCGGGTCGAGCGCCACCTGCACTTCGAGGTGACCAAGGACGGACAGCACGTCGATCCGATCGCGTTCCTGACCGGGGCGGGGACCGCCGATCCGGCGGACCCTGCCGCAGCGGAGACCGCGCCGGCGACCGACTCCCGGCTGCTCTACGAGATCCGGGAGAAGGGCGACGGCGGGTACGCCTCGATCTCGACGGGGATCAGCGTCGGCTCGGACGTCTTCACCGCGATCGACATGGGTGCCCGGACCGCCACCGTGATGGTGAGCGAAGGAGGGATGCTGAACCAGATCGCCGTCGTCGACGGCGAGTGGACGAAGACGCCCACGGGCCTCGCGCTCGACGCGACGAGCATCTCGGGCGCCGACACCGGGACCGGGTCTCCTGAGCTGTTCGCCGTGGAGGACGGAAAGCTGCTCCACATCGTGCGCGACGCCACCGGCTGGACCAAGACCTGGACCGGCCACGATTTCTCGGGCACGGTGAGCGCGGTCGCCCTGCCGGGGAACCGGCTGCACGCGATGCTGCAGCAGTCCGGCTACCTCTACCACCTCACTCCCGCCGAGGGCGGGCTGTGGAACGTCTCGGACACGCGGCTCGAGGTCGGAGCCCAGGTGGACGCCGTGTACGTCGACGGCCCCGCGCCCGAGGCCATGACGGCGATCGACGGCGAGGTGATCCGGATCACGCGGGGCGACGTCGCGTGGGACGCCCAGTCCACCGGCCTGTCGGCGACCGGACCGCTGACCGCCGCCTACGAGGGCGGCGGCTGGCCCCTCGCGCTGACCGCCGAGGACGGCGTGCTCGGCGTGACCCGCGTGACGGACCGCGTGTGGACCCGCTTCGCGTACGACCTGCAGGTCCCCGGGGCGATCGACGCGGTCGTGCTCGACGGCGACGGCACCGTCCTCTATTCGGTCGGATGA
- a CDS encoding FKBP-type peptidyl-prolyl cis-trans isomerase — protein MRSRVLAALSAAAVTTVLVAGCAATGDETTETEVAPTVDLCAMAAPSGTVSDGIVVDGEVGAPASVTFADPLIISATERSVVVEGDGEKLDGASLVDYAATVFDATSGELVSSQGYDGAPGLPIPAAAIGPFVGCATVGSRLVVAVPATDQEAASVWVLDVLSSRVGRATGVDQKPVEGMPTVELSDTGAPTITMPAGDPPTETKVALLKKGDGAVVAPGDTVMVQYLGVRWSNGETIDSSWSNGSPTALVTTDIIPGYRQALEGQTIGSQVLVAIPPGQAYGEGEINDEDLTGETIVFVADLLAVLPAA, from the coding sequence GTGCGCTCCCGAGTCCTCGCCGCCCTGTCAGCCGCCGCCGTCACCACGGTGCTCGTCGCCGGGTGTGCCGCGACCGGCGACGAGACGACCGAGACCGAGGTCGCGCCCACCGTCGACCTCTGCGCGATGGCGGCCCCGTCGGGCACGGTGTCGGACGGCATCGTGGTCGACGGCGAGGTCGGGGCACCGGCATCCGTCACCTTCGCCGACCCGCTGATCATCTCGGCGACCGAGCGCAGCGTTGTCGTCGAAGGCGACGGCGAGAAGCTCGACGGCGCGAGCCTCGTCGACTACGCCGCGACGGTGTTCGACGCCACCAGCGGCGAGCTGGTGAGCTCGCAGGGATACGACGGGGCGCCCGGACTGCCGATCCCCGCAGCCGCGATCGGACCCTTCGTGGGCTGCGCCACGGTCGGCTCGCGTCTGGTCGTCGCGGTGCCCGCGACTGATCAGGAAGCCGCGAGCGTGTGGGTGCTCGACGTGCTGAGCTCTCGGGTCGGCCGCGCGACCGGCGTCGATCAGAAGCCCGTCGAGGGAATGCCGACGGTCGAGCTCTCCGACACGGGAGCTCCGACCATCACCATGCCTGCCGGGGACCCGCCGACCGAGACGAAGGTGGCGTTGCTGAAGAAGGGTGACGGCGCCGTCGTCGCACCCGGAGACACCGTGATGGTGCAGTACCTCGGCGTGCGCTGGTCGAATGGCGAAACGATCGATTCCAGCTGGAGCAACGGGTCTCCGACCGCGTTGGTCACGACCGACATCATCCCCGGCTACCGGCAGGCCCTCGAGGGTCAGACGATCGGCTCGCAGGTGCTCGTGGCCATTCCCCCCGGCCAGGCGTACGGCGAGGGCGAGATCAACGACGAGGACCTCACCGGCGAGACGATCGTCTTCGTCGCCGACCTGCTCGCCGTCCTGCCCGCCGCCTAG
- a CDS encoding nitrite/sulfite reductase has translation MTISETEALSSPERPRAAVRPPRPSSKPNGQWKIDGTAPLNGNEEWKQEGGGLDVRERIESTYAQGGFASIDPTDLHGRFRWWGLYTQRKPGIDGGRTATLSPEELEDEYFMLRVRIDGGQLTTEQLRVIAGISTEFGRDTADITDRQNIQLHWIRVEDVPEIWRRLEGVGLQTTEACGDVPRVILGSPVAGIAADELIDPTPQIDEITERFIGDESLANLPRKFKSAITGHPSQDVVHEINDVAFVAVEHPELGVGYDLWVGGALSTTPRLGERLGVFVRPDQVADAWHGVAQIFRDYGYRRLRNKARLKFLLAEWGVEKFRQVLQDEYLGAALPDGPAPAKPKTHGDHVGVHRQKDGRFYIGVTPIVGRVSGPILTKLADVIEAHGSTRLRTTPHQKLVILDVPEESVEPLIADLDALGLQARPSLLRRGTIACTGIEFCKLAIVETKVNATAAVLDLEERLKGFDLPHPISLHVNGCPNSCARIQTADIGLKGQLVMIDGEQVPGYQVHLGGGLASQDRDEPGLGRTVRGLKVAADGIADYVDRVVRRFLDERDAAADETFAQWAHRADEEALQ, from the coding sequence GTGACCATCAGCGAGACCGAAGCGCTCAGCAGCCCTGAGCGGCCGCGCGCTGCCGTTCGCCCTCCCCGGCCGTCGTCCAAGCCCAACGGCCAGTGGAAGATCGACGGCACCGCGCCGCTCAACGGCAACGAGGAGTGGAAGCAGGAGGGCGGCGGGCTCGACGTGCGCGAGCGCATCGAGTCCACCTACGCCCAGGGCGGCTTCGCCAGCATCGACCCGACCGACCTGCACGGACGCTTCCGCTGGTGGGGCCTGTACACGCAGCGCAAGCCCGGCATCGACGGCGGCCGCACCGCGACGCTGAGCCCCGAAGAGCTCGAGGACGAGTACTTCATGCTCCGCGTGCGCATCGACGGCGGACAGCTGACCACCGAGCAGCTGCGCGTCATCGCGGGCATCTCGACCGAGTTCGGGCGCGACACGGCCGACATCACCGACCGCCAGAACATCCAGCTGCACTGGATCCGCGTCGAGGACGTGCCCGAGATCTGGCGCCGGCTCGAGGGCGTGGGCCTGCAGACGACCGAGGCCTGCGGCGACGTGCCGCGCGTCATCCTGGGCTCGCCCGTCGCCGGCATCGCGGCCGACGAGCTCATCGACCCGACACCGCAGATCGACGAGATCACCGAGCGCTTCATCGGCGACGAGTCGCTGGCGAACCTGCCCCGCAAGTTCAAGTCCGCCATCACCGGTCACCCCAGCCAAGACGTCGTGCACGAGATCAACGACGTCGCCTTCGTCGCCGTCGAGCACCCCGAGCTCGGTGTCGGCTACGACCTGTGGGTGGGCGGCGCGCTTTCGACCACCCCGCGTCTCGGCGAGCGCCTGGGCGTCTTCGTCCGGCCGGATCAGGTGGCGGATGCCTGGCACGGCGTCGCCCAGATCTTCCGGGACTACGGCTACCGGCGCCTGCGCAACAAGGCCCGCCTGAAGTTCCTGCTCGCGGAGTGGGGCGTCGAGAAGTTCCGGCAGGTGCTGCAGGACGAGTACCTCGGCGCCGCCCTGCCCGACGGCCCGGCACCCGCGAAGCCCAAGACGCACGGCGATCACGTCGGTGTGCACCGCCAGAAGGACGGCCGCTTCTACATCGGCGTCACGCCGATCGTCGGCCGCGTGTCGGGCCCCATCCTCACGAAGCTCGCCGACGTCATCGAGGCCCACGGCTCGACGCGCCTGCGCACGACGCCGCACCAGAAGCTCGTGATCCTCGACGTGCCGGAAGAGAGCGTCGAGCCGCTCATCGCCGACCTCGACGCCCTCGGGCTGCAGGCGCGGCCGAGCCTGCTGCGCCGCGGCACGATCGCGTGCACCGGCATCGAGTTCTGCAAGCTCGCGATCGTCGAGACCAAGGTCAACGCCACCGCCGCCGTGCTCGACCTCGAGGAGCGGCTGAAGGGCTTCGACCTCCCGCATCCGATCTCGCTCCACGTCAACGGATGCCCCAACTCGTGCGCCCGCATCCAGACCGCCGACATCGGGCTCAAGGGTCAGCTCGTCATGATCGACGGCGAGCAGGTCCCCGGCTACCAGGTGCACCTCGGCGGCGGACTCGCCTCGCAGGACCGCGACGAGCCGGGCCTCGGCCGCACCGTGCGCGGTCTCAAGGTCGCCGCCGACGGCATCGCCGACTACGTCGACCGCGTCGTGCGCCGGTTCCTGGACGAGCGCGACGCCGCTGCCGACGAGACGTTCGCCCAGTGGGCCCACCGCGCCGACGAGGAGGCCCTCCAGTGA